From the Candidatus Eisenbacteria bacterium genome, the window GCCTCCTTCACCTGCAGCAACAAGGAATCCCCCTGGCTCGCCATGAGCAGGAACACCCAGCACCGTGTGCCGACACTTCCAATCCCGACGACCTTGATGGCCACGTCGCGCAGCTCGTAGCGGTCGAACAACGCCTGATGCGCGGAGTGGAGCGTGCTGCGATATGCGGCGACGGCGTCTCGATGCAATTTGCGGACGACTCCAGGCGGGGCGTCCTCGTGATGGAAGATCGTCGGCAGGTGGTCCTTGATGAGGGGTTTTCCGGCGTTGTCTTCCACGAGCTTCGGGAAGATCTCATCGGTCCGGCTCCTGGCCGCTTCCCGCTCGATGCGCTTCTTCACCCGCTTGCGGGTGTCCACAGGCAGCTCGGCCAACAGATCCTCGGCCTTCATCGCCTGGTACCAGAGCTCGAGCGTCCGCAACTGGCTGAACTCGAGCATCGACTCTCGATAGCTGCGGACGCAGCCGAGGGTGGCATCCATTGCGACCGATTCGCCGAGGTTGTTGTCGCGACACGCCACCACGACGCTCGTGGCGAGCCGCTTCAGGTCCCACTCCCACGGCGCCGGAAGTGTTTCGTCGAGATCGTTGATCGAGAAGATGACGCGGCGCTCGGGCGTGGCGAATCCGCCGAAGTTGCACAGGTGGGCGTCTCCGCAGCACTGGACTCGAATTCCGGAGACGGATGTGGTGGCGAGGTCGGATGCCATCGTCGAGGCCGCGCCGCGATAGAACGTGAAGGGAGAGCGGACCATCCGCCCGTGACGCAGCGGAAGGAGGTCAGGTAGGCGTCCGCGCTCAGCGGCCAGAACCAGCTCGACTGCGTCTCGCCGATCGCCGGAGGCCCTCCAGAGCGCATGAGAATGGCGAGGGCATTCCTCCCGCAGCGCCTTCCCCTGGCGGTAATGCTCCTCTGGCGAGAGCAGGCCGTTTCGAACGGCCCCCA encodes:
- a CDS encoding DUF2252 domain-containing protein yields the protein MPSKTRQRRAMGAVRNGLLSPEEHYRQGKALREECPRHSHALWRASGDRRDAVELVLAAERGRLPDLLPLRHGRMVRSPFTFYRGAASTMASDLATTSVSGIRVQCCGDAHLCNFGGFATPERRVIFSINDLDETLPAPWEWDLKRLATSVVVACRDNNLGESVAMDATLGCVRSYRESMLEFSQLRTLELWYQAMKAEDLLAELPVDTRKRVKKRIEREAARSRTDEIFPKLVEDNAGKPLIKDHLPTIFHHEDAPPGVVRKLHRDAVAAYRSTLHSAHQALFDRYELRDVAIKVVGIGSVGTRCWVFLLMASQGDSLLLQVKEARASVLEPYAGKSRFLNHGQRVVNGYRLMQPSSDVFLGWSSSTEHHYFLRQLRDIKISPLVDTFGRVEMDHFASWCGKALALSHARSGNSALLAGYMGKSDALDQAIALFAKAYADQNEKDHAAFVRAIRRGKLKAVFEQGQ